In Sciurus carolinensis chromosome 17, mSciCar1.2, whole genome shotgun sequence, one genomic interval encodes:
- the LOC124967978 gene encoding uncharacterized protein LOC124967978, which yields MTSWFPRRMTSSSSSAPVAAAAAAVAARGGRQPHPLATSPGSGGGCAPFLTLKLLISNLEEDGTQDRRLQKREAATSENEEERTGSGGLARRTRSRAQRAAGPSRPEAPDSTVALPLRETGPPDNAGNPRLQYWPFSTSDLYNWKNQNAKFSDNPKDLISLLDSVMFTHQPTWDDCQQLLRILFTTEERERIQMEARKLVPGDDGQPTVNPDLINASFPLSRPPQDEWNYNTAEGAQYSALTDPQGKISTSTSWVQGATGIKKCPWTTKRTVDLGTGKVSHSFLVIPDSPYPLLGRDLLTKIGAQINFHPEGAQVTDGQGKLLPMLTLTLEEEYRLHQQPRSPDKNIEDWVRRFPDAWAETGGIGLAKHRPALYIEIKPGANPVRVKQYSMPREAQIGITPHIRRLLNQGVLRPCRSAWNTPLLPIRKPNSNEYRPVQDLREVNKRVADIHPTVPNPYTLLSALPPYRQWYTVLDLKDAFFSLPLAPKSQELFAFEWTDIDEGINGQLTWTRLPQGFKNSPTLFDEALHEDLGEFRQNHPNLTLLQYVDDLLIAAENWDECIQGTEDLLQTLGTLGYRASAKKAQICRPEAPSALNPATLLPDPDLDTPIHDCSEILAQVHGLREDLQDYPLLDADAVWFTDGSSFLHQGQRYAGAAVVTETEVIWAEPLPIGTSAQKAELIAMTKALMMGKDKKLTVYTDSRYAFATAHIPVAPVFGATNLSPYQPYEITWEVTNPAAKVPSLTVTEYHPLWTWWPELQVDLCTLANGAFSVRTGTISVNEELHLSKRALTDTVSGRTRKFNCAYTRGREELQRLPFYVCPGYSHQKECGGEESYFCAKWGCETTGQAYWIKASRDLIEVKRGKKTRFM from the exons ATGACGAGCTGGTTCCCAAGAAGAATGACCAG CTCCTCTTCCAGCGCTCctgtggcggcggcggcagcagcggtgGCGGCTCGGGGCGGGCGCCAGCCACATCCCCTGGCCACATCCcccggcagcggcggcggctgcgCACCGTTCCTCACTCTCAAACTTCTCATCTCCAATCTGGAGGAAGACGG gacccaggaccgGAGGCTACAGAAGAGAGAAGCGGCTACGTCTGAAAacgaggaagaaagaactggctcGGGAGGGCTGGCAAGGCGAACGCGGAGCCGAGCTCAGCGGGCAGCCGGCCCCTCCCGACCAGAAGCTCCAGATTCCACGGTCGCTCTGCCGCTCCGAGAAACTGGGCCGCCAGACAATGCTGGCAACCCCCGGCTTCAATATTGGCCCTTCTCTACAAGCgatttatataattggaaaaatcaaaatgctaaattTTCCGACAATcctaaagacttgatttcccttttagatagtgTCATGTTTACACATCAGcctacttgggatgactgtcagcagctactCCGGATTTTGTTCACAACCGAGGAACGTGAAAGAATccagatggaagccagaaagttGGTCCCAGGAGACGATGGACAACCCACTGTAAACCCTGatttaattaatgcttctttccccttgtccaggcctccgCAAGATGAATGGAACTATAATACGGCTGAAG GAGCTCAATATTCAGCCTTGACTGACCCTCAAGGAAAGATATCAACAAGCACCTCATGGGTGCAAGGGGCTACAGGGATTAAAAAGTGCCCTTGGACAACCAAAAGAACAGTAGACTTGGGAACGGGAAAAGTGTCTCACTCGTTCTTAGTCATACCTGACAGCCCCTATCCCttgttgggaagagatttattaaccaaaatcGGGGCTCAAATTAATTTTCACCCTGAAGGTGCCCAGGTAACCGATGGGCAAGGAAAATTGCTACCTATGCTAACTCTTACTTTGGAGGAGGAATATCGGTTACACCAGCAGCCGCGGTCccctgataaaaacattgaagactggGTAAGGCGGTTTCCAGATGCCTGGGCAGAGACTGGGGGAATTGGGTTGGCTAAACATCGGCCCGCCctctatatagaaataaaaccaggagctAACCCCGTTAGGGTTAAACAATACTCCATGCCCAGGGAAGCTCAAATAGGAATAACCCCCCATATCCGGCGACTGCTGAACCAAGGAGTACTACGTCCTTGCCGATCGGCATGGAACACCCCCCTGCTTCCAATACGGAAGCCTAACTCAAACGAGTACCGCCCAGTTCAGGACTtaagagaagtaaacaaaagGGTGGCAGACATACACCCTACTGTGCCTAATCCGTACACACTTCTGAGTGCGCTTCCCccttacagacaatggtatacggtgctggatttaaaagatgcctttttcagcctgcctctagctccaaagagccaagagctatttgcctttgaatggacagacattgatgagggtataaatggacaacttacctggacgagattgccgcaaggattcaaaaattctcccaccttgtttGACGAAGCTCTACATGAGGACTTGGGTGAGTTCAGGCAAAATCATCCCAACCTAACTTTGTTACAATATGTAGATGATCTCCTTATAGCTGCTGAAAACTGGGATGAATGCATCCAAGGGACAGAAGATTTACTCCAGACACTGGGCACCTTGGGATATCGGGCGTCAGCAAAGAAAGCTCAAATCTGCAGACCTGAG GCACCCTCAGCActcaaccctgctacactgcttcctgaccctgacctggacacacccatacatgactgctcggaaatcctagcccaggttcatgggctcagagaagacctgcaagatTATCCGCTGCTTGATGCAGATGCAGTATGGTTCACGgatgggagcagctttctacatcagggtcaaaggtatgcgggtgcagcagtagtgactgagacagaggtgATTTGGGCTGAGCCCCTACcaataggcacctctgcccagaaggcagaactgatagccatgactaaggccctaatgatgggaaaagacaaaaaattgactgtatacacggacagtcgttatgcctttgcaactgcccatattc CTGTGgctccagtttttggagccaccaacttGAGCCCATATCAGCCttatgaaatcacctgggaagtaACTAACCCAGCGGCAAAGGTTCCCAGCTTGACTGTGACTGAATACCACCCTTTATGGACGTGGTGGCCTGAACTGCAAGTAGACCTTTGTACCTTAGCAAATGGGGCTTTTTCAGTGCGAACAGGTACTATTAGTGTTAATGAAGAATTACATCTAAGTAAGCGGGCCCTTACAGATACAGTTAGTGggagaacaagaaaatttaaCTGTGCTTATACCCGCGGGAGGGAGGAACTTCAGCGTCTCCCCTTCTATGTGTGTCCTGGTTATTCTCaccagaaagaatgtggaggggaagaatcttatttctgtgctaaGTGGGGATGTGAAACTACAGGGCAGGCTTATTGGATAAAAGCCTCTCGTGACTTAATTGAAGTCAAGCGAGGGAAAAAAACCAGATTCATGTAA